A genomic segment from Necator americanus strain Aroian chromosome III, whole genome shotgun sequence encodes:
- a CDS encoding hypothetical protein (NECATOR_CHRIII.G10777.T4) produces MLLRGLRACVERASKPRTTNLDRISKATRELLERRRALRDYPNASHIERLVADTSCRKALQEDLMKYRQKKILEAAQRRTSLKKCRRDLREYNIPLATLLSEDETRTSSRREMEIITERFYSNLFRSSTPMSSSIIPTGEAPPRILPSEVRVAIKSMKPDTAPGPDFISADFLRAGGHPLHVILAAHMTSYLQKERIPDQWKTSRTVLIHKKGDREDLRNYRPICLLSVLYKVFTKLILTRISRTLDEAQPQEQAGFRQGFSCLGHIQTVSRVIEVCREYRLPLVLTFVDYEKAFDSVETNAVLSALVDQGVDSSYVRTLANCYDQCTTRIQLFHRLLTYPVERGVTS; encoded by the coding sequence atgctgctcagaggattacgagcctgtgttgaacgtgcctcgaagccgcgcacgacaaacttggatcgaatttcgaaagCCACCagggaattgttggaaagaagaagggctttgagggattatccgaatgcatcgcacattgagcggttagtagcagacactagctgcagaaaagcgttgcaggaggatcttatgaagtacaggcagaagaagattctggaagcagcacaaagaagaacaagtctgaagaagtgccgcagggatctccgcgaatataatattccgctagcaaccttgctgagcgaagacgagactcgcacgtcttctcgtcgtgagatggaaatcataacggagaggttctactcgaaccttttccgttcatcaactcctatGTCAAGctcgatcatccccactggcgaagctcccccacggattctcccttcggaagtacgagtcgctatcaagagcatgaaacctgacacagcccccggacctgattttatatcagcagactttcttcgggctggtggccatccgcttcatgtaatcttagcagcgcacatgacatcctaccttcagaaagaaaggatcccagaccagtggaagacctcgcgaaccgttcttatccataagaaaggtgaccgagaggaccttcggaactaccgtccgatatgcttgctgagcgtgttatacaaagtattcaccaagctcatcctcacgcgcatatctaggacgctggatgaagcccagcctcaagaacaagctggattccgccaggggttcagctgcttgggccacatccagaccgtgtcgagggtcatagaggtttgtcgggaataccgcctgccccttgttctaaccttcgtcgactatgagaaagcctttgacagcgtagaaacgaatgcagtactgtcagcgctggtcgatcaaggtgtggactcgtcgtatgtgaggacattagccaattgctacgatcaatgcacgactaggatacagcttttccaccgccttCTCACCTACCCAGTGGAAAGGGGTGTGACAAGttga
- a CDS encoding hypothetical protein (NECATOR_CHRIII.G10777.T5), which translates to MTRHRRRIRHLTTSIQLVEDMIQSVSKDCAVNLSSGTFHVAKENSKHHHTGTIQGNELVVWRPLAEFRDPFQDPTMKGRIQEVEGSENTTDEGCTSHLITEAGDSESENESSLNVSPSTSKLRIEELNDQKGNVEDMDCSW; encoded by the exons aTGACCCgacatcggcgtcggatacgaCATCTCACTACATCAATCCAACTTGTTGAAGATATGATCCAATCAGTGTCCAAAGATTGCGCCGTGAATCTATCGAGTGGTACTTTTCACGTAGCGAAGGAAAATAGCAAGCATCATCATAC GGGAACTATTCAAGGGAATGAACTCGTTGTTTGGCGACCACTGGCTGAGTTTCGGGACCCCTTTCAAGATCCTACAATGAAAGGAAGGATCCAAGAAGTTGAAGGTTCTGAAAATACTACAGATGAAG GCTGCACCTCTCATCTTATTACCGAAGCTGGAGATAGTGAATCGGAGAACGAATCGTCACTTAATGTTAGTCCATCAACATCTAAACTTCGAATCGAAGAGCTGAACGACCAAAAAGGAAATGTCGAAGACATGGATTGCAGTTGGTGA
- a CDS encoding hypothetical protein (NECATOR_CHRIII.G10778.T1), with translation MNMENDLKEELNRRMRAAWAAFAAVREATDQLTDQDLRAHLFDSTFLPALCYAAVTWADTAATSRKLLTTHRALERCLLKFNRRTQHLAGLRSSDLRGMSRLREPAEYVSKAKHRWAVHIMRKIDDR, from the coding sequence atgaacatggaaaacgacttgaaggaagaactgaatagaagaatgagagcagcatgggcagcattcgcagccgtcagggaagctacggaccaactgacggaccaagatcttcgtgcccatctgttcgactcgacattccttccagcgctctgctACGCCGCGgtgacgtgggcagacaccgcggccacgtctaggaagctacttactacccacagagcccttgagagatgtctcctgaagtttaaccggcgcacacaacacttagccggtcttcgtagctccgacttaagaggaatgtcccgtcttcgcgaaccagcggaatatgtatcgaaagcaaaacatagatgggccgttcacatcatgagaaaaatcgacgatagatga
- a CDS encoding hypothetical protein (NECATOR_CHRIII.G10779.T2), which yields MSSSIIPTGEAPPRILPSEVRVAIKSMKPDTAPGPDFISADFLRAGGHPLHVISAAHMTSYLQKERIPDQWKTSRTVLTYKKVFTKIILTRISRTLDEAQPQEQAGFRQGFSCLDHIQTVSRVIEVCREYRLPLVLTFVDYEKAFDSVETNAILSALVDQGVDSSYVRTLANCYDQCTTRIQLFHRLLTYPVERGATSRYYIAEAVHSCIAMDNEITFLGRKGHTC from the exons atGTCAAGctcgatcatccccactggcgaagctcccccacggattctcccttcggaagtacgagtcgctatcaagagcatgaaacctgacacagcccccggacctgattttatatcagcagactttcttcgggctggtggccatccgcttcatgtaatctcagcagcgcacatgacatcctaccttcagaaagaaaggatcccagaccagtggaagacctcgcgaaccgtccTTACctataagaaag tattcaccaagatcatcctcacccgcatatctaggacgctggatgaagcccagcctcaagaacaagctggattccgccaggggttcagctgcttggaccacatccagaccgtgtcgagggtcatagaggtttgtcgggaataccgcctgccccttgttctaaccttcgtcgattATGAGAAAGcttttgacagcgtagaaacgaatgcaatactgtcagcgctggtcgaccaAGGTGTGGActcgtcgtatgtgaggacattagccaattgctacgatcaatgcacgactaggatacagcttttccaccgccttCTCACCTACCCAGTGGAAAGGGGTGCGACAAgtcgatactatatcgccgaagctgttcacagctgcattgcaatggataatgaaatcactttcctgggaagaaaggggcatacgtgttga
- a CDS encoding hypothetical protein (NECATOR_CHRIII.G10779.T1) yields the protein MSSSIIPTGEAPPRILPSEVRVAIKSMKPDTAPGPDFISADFLRAGGHPLHVISAAHMTSYLQKERIPDQWKTSRTVLTYKKGDQEHLSTVRYAC from the coding sequence atGTCAAGctcgatcatccccactggcgaagctcccccacggattctcccttcggaagtacgagtcgctatcaagagcatgaaacctgacacagcccccggacctgattttatatcagcagactttcttcgggctggtggccatccgcttcatgtaatctcagcagcgcacatgacatcctaccttcagaaagaaaggatcccagaccagtggaagacctcgcgaaccgtccTTACctataagaaaggtgaccaaGAGCACCTttctaccgtccgatatgcttgttAA
- a CDS encoding hypothetical protein (NECATOR_CHRIII.G10780.T1), which yields MEKNICYRQRRRKEVVYDDCVLEDSLSQGDWHIEEDPNVDYEMLLRGLRACAERASKPHTTNLDRISKTTRELLERRRALRLDPNVSHIERLVANTSCRKALQEDLMKYRQKKILEAAQRRTSLKKCRRDLREYNIPLATLLSEDETRTSSRRWRWKS from the coding sequence atggaaaagaacatctgctatcggcaacgaaggagaaaagaagtcgtctacgacgattgcgtactcgaggactccttgtcccaaggtgactggcacatcgaggaggacccaaacgtggactacgagatgctgctcagaggattacgagcctgtgctgaacgtgcctcgaagccgcacacgacaaacttggatcggatttcgaagaccaccagggaattgttggaaagaagaagggctttgaggcttgatccgaatgtgTCGCACATTGaacggttagtagcaaacactagctgcagaaaagcgttgcaggaggatcttatgaagtacaggcagaagaagattctggaagcagcacaaagaagaacaagtctgaagaagtgccgcagggatctccgcgaatataatattccgctagcaaccttgctgagcgaagacgagactcgcacgtcttctcgtcgatggagatggaaatcataa
- a CDS encoding hypothetical protein (NECATOR_CHRIII.G10781.T1), producing MATGERGSNLGLLRTYLILDQGDTHTTRHGDCLRLCTYNARLVSIDSDLHALLGAPERNKFHVITLEETKYRGSDVRQMNDGTLSIRGEKVPSRNVGGVGFVMHPPAVHLVDSHEILSPRMAILRLRPLRQKPVSSINCYSPT from the coding sequence atggcgaccggtgagaggggATCAAATTTagggttgctcaggacgtatttgattctggaccaaggcgacacgcacacgactcgccatggagactgtctcagactgtgtacttacaacgcgagactAGTGTCCATAGActctgacctgcatgcccttctcggagctccAGAGCGTaacaaatttcacgtgattacTCTGGAGGAGACTAAGTACAGagggagcgacgtacgacagatgaatgacggtacactctccattcgtggagagaaggttccgtcgcgaaatgtgggcggtgttggttttgttatGCACCCACCGgccgtccatcttgtcgattctcacgagatcctatCGCCTCGtatggccattcttcgcctccgccctttGCGCCAAAAACCTGTCAGCAgtatcaactgctactcaccaacataa
- a CDS encoding hypothetical protein (NECATOR_CHRIII.G10782.T1), translating into MKSGTVPGPDLISAYFLRAGGHLLHTILAAHLSYLQKERIPYQWKTSRIVLIHKKGDREDFRSYRPMCLLSVLYKVFTKIILTRLCGTLDEAKPQKQAGFCKRFSRLDHIQTVSRVIEVCQDYRLHLALTFVDYGKASGSVETNAILSALVDQGVDVSYMRTLASCYDRCTTRIQLFHRSLTIPIGKEVRQVDTISPKLFTAALQWIMGHTC; encoded by the coding sequence atgaaatctgGCACAGTCCCTGGACCTGATCTTATATCAGCgtactttcttcgggctggtggccatctaCTTCATACAATCTTAGCGGCGCACCtgtcctaccttcagaaagagaGGATCCCataccagtggaagacctcgcgaatcGTTCtcatccataagaaaggtgaccgagaggacttTCGGAGCTACCGACCGAtgtgcttgctgagcgtgttatacaaagtattcactaaGATTATCCTCACGCGCTTATGtgggacgctggatgaagccaaGCCTCAAAAGCAAGCTGGATTTTGTAAGAGGTTCAGccgcttggaccacatccagaccgtgtcgagggtcatagaggtttgccaaGATTACCGCCTGCACCTTGccctaaccttcgtcgactatggcAAAGCCTCCGgtagcgtagaaacgaatgcaatactgtctgcgctggtcgatcaaggtgtggacgtgTCATATATGAGAACATTAGCCagttgctacgatcgatgcaccactaggATACAACTTTTCCATCGctccctcaccatacccattggaaaggaggtgcgacaagttgatactatatcgccgaagctgttcacggctgcattgcaatggataatggggcatacgtgttga
- a CDS encoding hypothetical protein (NECATOR_CHRIII.G10783.T1), with product MATGERGSNLGLLRTYLILDQGDSCTNRHEESLRLCSYNARLVSIDSDLHALLGAPERNKFHVITLEETKYRGSDVLQMNDGTLSIRGEKVPSRNVGGVGFVMHSPAVHLVDSHEILSPRMAILRLRPLRQKPVSSINCYSPT from the coding sequence atggcgaccggtgagaggggATCAAATTTagggttgctcaggacgtatttgattctggaccaaggcgactcATGCACGAATCGTCATGAAGAGAGTCTCAGACTGTGTTCTTACAACGCGAGACTAGTGTCCATAGActctgacctgcatgcccttctcggagctccAGAGCGTaacaaatttcacgtgattacTCTGGAGGAGACCAAGTACAGAGGGAGCGACGTActacagatgaatgacggtacactctccattcgtggagagaaggttccgtcgcgaaatgtgggcggtgttggttttgttatGCACTCCCCGgccgtccatcttgtcgattctcacgagatcctatCGCCTCGtatggccattcttcgcctccgccctttGCGCCAAAAACCTGTCAGCAgtatcaactgctactcaccaacataa
- a CDS encoding hypothetical protein (NECATOR_CHRIII.G10784.T2): MKSDVSNFLSPWETLPESEPPLCIAVRRPESPPRRYEVCSPVHQLDEKAGFHPARSTIDQWFIVRRVIEVWLWYLKFLQLAFLDSEASDSPHRGRIFNELRANGVPGKFIRLIEDINRRTPAGFSSQTKRGSRSTLE, from the exons ATGaagtcggatgtgtcgaacttcttgtcaccttgggagaccctgccggaaagcgaacctccgctgtgcatcgcagttcgacgcccagagtcacctccacgtcGCTATGAG GTATGCTCACCAGTACATCAACTTGACGAGAAAGCCGGCTTTCATCCTGCTCGATCGACGATTGACCAGTGGTTtattgtgaggagagtgatcgaagtgTGGCTGTGgtatttgaagtttttgcaATTAGCTTTTCTGGATTCGGAAGCTtccgactctcctcatcgaggccgtaTTTTCAACGAGCTCCGTGCCAATGGTGTTCCAGGAAAGTTCATACGTCTGATCGAAGACATAAATAGAAGAACACCAGCTGGGTTTAGTTCACAGACGAAAAGAGGTTCGAGGAGTacactggagtaa
- a CDS encoding hypothetical protein (NECATOR_CHRIII.G10784.T1) — translation MKSDVSNFLSPWETLPESEPPLCIAVRRPESPPRRYEVCSPVHQLDEKAGFHPARSTIDQWFIVRRVIEVWLWYLKFLQLAFLDSEASDSPHRGRIFNELRANGVPGKFIRLIEDINRRTPAGFSSQTKRAPIARPLVDLEYTDDVVTFASKSATLQHVVNYASKLDPVQTALTNASRCGSERREARCTCIRGCARSDVLEIVAGIDVGPLGTPAMDCDSKNPPRS, via the exons ATGaagtcggatgtgtcgaacttcttgtcaccttgggagaccctgccggaaagcgaacctccgctgtgcatcgcagttcgacgcccagagtcacctccacgtcGCTATGAG GTATGCTCACCAGTACATCAACTTGACGAGAAAGCCGGCTTTCATCCTGCTCGATCGACGATTGACCAGTGGTTtattgtgaggagagtgatcgaagtgTGGCTGTGgtatttgaagtttttgcaATTAGCTTTTCTGGATTCGGAAGCTtccgactctcctcatcgaggccgtaTTTTCAACGAGCTCCGTGCCAATGGTGTTCCAGGAAAGTTCATACGTCTGATCGAAGACATAAATAGAAGAACACCAGCTGGGTTTAGTTCACAGACGAAAAGAG CCCCAATTGCACGTCCCCTGGTTGATCTCGAGTACACCGACGATGTAGTAACATTCGCTTCTAAAAGCGCGACTTTGCAACATGTTGTTAACTATGCATCGAAATTAGATCCAGTCCAGACTGCCCTAacaaatgcaagcagat gcgggtcagaacgacgtgaagcacggtgcacttgCATAAgaggttgcgctcgaagcgacgtgTTGGAGATAGTGGCTGGAATTGACGTGGGACCATTGGGAACTCCAGCGATGGATTGTGATAGCAAGAACCCTCCGCGATCGTAA
- a CDS encoding hypothetical protein (NECATOR_CHRIII.G10785.T1), protein MDTRIIDVFQVFARYTVSTTSLASKDALLRRFGFIVSEEEASAFYPLKSLIIIQITAQQEAGLKWQHRDNYAKWMIVMDLKAMRTRWGRIFGFCASP, encoded by the exons ATGGATACAAGAATTATCGACGTTTTCCAG GTTTTTGCACGTTACACGGTTTCCACTACGTCACTGGCTTCTAAGGATGCCTTACTGCGGCGTTTCGGCTTCATCGTTTCTGAGGAAGAGGCATCTGCTTTCTATCCTCTCAAATCACTTATCATAATTCAAATTACCGCTCAACAAGAAGCAG GATTAAAATGGCAACATCGAGACAACTATGCCAAATGGATGATCGTCATGGATCTGAAAGCCATGAGAACCAGGTGGGGTCGAATATTTGGGTTCTGTGCTTCGCCTTAA